One Chlorobaculum limnaeum genomic window carries:
- a CDS encoding adenylosuccinate synthase, with translation MEENTFSRPAASATVLVGTQFGDEGKGKLVDYLSDKYDIVVRYQGGANAGHTICFDGKTVVLHLIPSGIFNKDCICVIGNGVVIDPNALMDEIKKVEELGYDVKGRLYISHNAHLIMPYHKRLDCLSESCLSGDNKIGTTGRGIGPSYEDKFARKGIRVVDLLNRDVLKEKLRENLAAKNKLISKVYEQEEIDVEAIIREYEEFDKAIDPYVTNTQLFLNRQIKEGKTVLLEGAQGCLLDVDHGTYPFVTSSNPTSGGACTGSGVAPNHVGKIIGVCKAYTTRVGNGDFPTELDDETGEALGRIGCEFGATTGRKRRCGWIDLVALRYSLTVSGVTELALTKLDVLDTFEEIKVCTSYMLDGKEIHDFPTEHQTLSRVQPVYKSLKGWMASNASARSFSELHPNTQAYVTFLEEALEVPVTFISVGPGREETVFK, from the coding sequence GTGGAAGAAAACACATTCAGCAGACCGGCAGCGTCTGCTACCGTGCTTGTCGGCACGCAGTTCGGCGACGAGGGCAAGGGCAAACTGGTCGATTACCTCTCCGATAAATACGACATCGTGGTGCGCTACCAGGGCGGCGCGAATGCCGGTCACACCATCTGCTTCGACGGCAAAACCGTCGTGCTTCACCTCATCCCCTCCGGTATCTTCAACAAGGATTGCATCTGCGTGATCGGCAACGGCGTCGTGATCGATCCGAACGCGCTCATGGATGAAATCAAAAAAGTCGAGGAGCTGGGTTACGACGTCAAGGGGCGTCTGTACATCAGCCACAACGCGCACCTGATCATGCCGTACCACAAGCGGCTCGACTGCTTGAGCGAGTCCTGCCTGAGCGGCGATAACAAGATCGGCACCACCGGTCGTGGCATCGGCCCGAGCTACGAGGACAAGTTCGCCCGCAAAGGCATCAGGGTGGTCGATCTGCTCAATCGCGACGTGCTCAAGGAGAAGCTGCGTGAGAACCTCGCGGCTAAAAACAAGCTGATCAGCAAGGTGTACGAGCAGGAGGAGATCGACGTCGAGGCGATCATCCGCGAGTACGAGGAGTTCGACAAGGCGATCGATCCCTACGTGACCAACACCCAGCTCTTCCTGAACCGCCAGATCAAGGAGGGCAAGACCGTTCTGCTCGAAGGGGCGCAGGGTTGCCTGCTCGATGTCGATCATGGCACCTATCCCTTCGTGACCTCTTCCAACCCGACCTCCGGCGGCGCTTGCACCGGTTCCGGTGTGGCGCCGAACCACGTCGGCAAGATCATCGGCGTCTGCAAGGCTTACACGACCAGGGTGGGCAATGGCGATTTCCCGACCGAGCTTGACGACGAGACTGGCGAGGCGCTCGGCAGGATCGGCTGCGAGTTCGGTGCGACCACGGGGCGCAAGCGTCGCTGCGGCTGGATCGATCTCGTCGCGCTGCGCTATTCGCTCACCGTCAGCGGCGTGACCGAGCTGGCGCTGACCAAGCTCGACGTGCTCGACACCTTTGAGGAGATCAAGGTGTGCACCTCCTACATGCTCGACGGCAAGGAGATTCACGACTTCCCGACCGAGCACCAGACGCTGTCGCGCGTACAGCCGGTCTACAAGAGCCTGAAGGGGTGGATGGCCTCGAACGCCAGCGCCCGCTCGTTCTCCGAACTGCATCCGAACACCCAAGCCTACGTCACCTTCCTCGAAGAGGCGCTGGAGGTTCCGGTGACCTTCATCTCTGTCGGCCCGGGCAGGGAAGAGACGGTCTTCAAGTAA
- a CDS encoding ferredoxin:protochlorophyllide reductase (ATP-dependent) subunit B has protein sequence MRLAFWLYEGTALHGVSRVTNSMKGVHTVYHAPQGDDYITATYTMLERTPEFPKLSISVVRGQDLARGTSRLPGTVKQVDEHYKPELVVVAPSCSTALLQEDLGQMARASGVDQDKIMVYAVNPFRVAENEAAEGLFTELVKRFAAEQPKTEKPSVNLLGFTSLGFHLRSNLTSLRRMLKTLGIEVNVMAPWGAGIDDLKRLPAAWVNIAPFREIGCQAAGYLNEKFGMPSITEAPLGVKATMRWLEAIIAEVNKIGAEKGMAPIAMPEMRDFSLDGQSAPSGVPWFARTADMESFSNKRAFVFGDATQVVGVTKFLKDELGMKIIGAGTYLPKQADWVRSQLEGYLPGELMVTDKFQEVSAFIEEEMPELVCGTQMERHSCRKLDVPCMVISPPTHIENHLLGYYPFFGFDGADVMADRVYTSAKLGLEKHLIDFFGDAGLEYEEEQEEPVSAPAMSTNGTATAYAAEAPSAAPAEADVAVAPASGEMGWTAEAEKMLGKVPFFVRKKVRKNTENYAREIGEPVITADVFRKAKEHLGG, from the coding sequence ATGCGTTTAGCTTTCTGGCTCTATGAAGGGACCGCGCTGCACGGCGTAAGCCGGGTGACCAACAGCATGAAAGGGGTCCATACCGTTTACCACGCACCCCAGGGTGACGACTATATCACGGCGACCTACACCATGCTCGAAAGGACGCCAGAGTTTCCCAAGCTCTCCATCAGCGTCGTTCGCGGCCAGGATCTCGCGCGGGGCACCTCGCGCCTGCCCGGCACGGTGAAGCAGGTGGACGAGCACTACAAGCCCGAGCTGGTCGTTGTGGCGCCGAGTTGCAGCACGGCACTCTTGCAGGAAGACCTCGGCCAGATGGCGCGAGCTTCCGGCGTCGATCAGGACAAAATCATGGTCTATGCGGTCAACCCCTTCAGGGTGGCCGAAAACGAGGCCGCTGAAGGACTCTTCACTGAACTGGTGAAGCGCTTCGCCGCCGAACAACCGAAAACCGAAAAGCCCTCGGTCAACCTGCTCGGCTTCACCTCCCTCGGCTTCCATCTCCGCTCCAACCTCACCAGCCTCCGCCGGATGCTCAAGACGCTCGGCATCGAGGTGAACGTGATGGCCCCATGGGGCGCGGGCATCGACGACCTGAAGAGGCTGCCCGCCGCATGGGTCAACATTGCGCCGTTCCGCGAGATCGGCTGCCAGGCTGCCGGATACCTCAATGAGAAGTTCGGGATGCCCTCGATCACCGAAGCGCCGCTTGGCGTCAAGGCTACCATGCGCTGGCTCGAAGCGATCATCGCCGAGGTCAACAAAATCGGCGCCGAGAAAGGCATGGCCCCGATCGCGATGCCGGAGATGCGCGACTTCTCGCTCGACGGCCAGAGTGCCCCGAGCGGCGTGCCGTGGTTCGCGCGGACGGCGGACATGGAGAGCTTCAGCAACAAGCGGGCATTCGTCTTCGGCGACGCCACGCAGGTGGTTGGCGTGACGAAGTTCCTCAAGGACGAACTCGGCATGAAGATCATCGGCGCGGGCACCTACCTGCCGAAGCAGGCCGACTGGGTGCGCTCGCAGCTCGAAGGCTACCTGCCGGGCGAGCTGATGGTGACCGACAAGTTCCAGGAGGTCTCTGCCTTCATCGAGGAGGAAATGCCGGAGCTGGTTTGCGGCACCCAGATGGAGCGCCACAGCTGTCGGAAGCTCGACGTGCCCTGCATGGTCATTTCGCCGCCGACCCACATCGAGAACCACCTGCTCGGCTACTATCCCTTCTTCGGCTTCGACGGCGCTGACGTGATGGCCGACAGGGTCTACACCTCGGCCAAGCTCGGCCTGGAAAAGCACCTGATCGATTTCTTCGGCGACGCCGGTCTCGAATACGAGGAGGAGCAGGAGGAGCCGGTTTCAGCACCGGCGATGTCGACGAACGGCACCGCAACGGCTTATGCTGCCGAAGCGCCGTCCGCCGCACCGGCTGAAGCCGATGTTGCGGTCGCTCCGGCAAGCGGTGAGATGGGCTGGACGGCGGAGGCCGAGAAGATGCTCGGCAAGGTGCCCTTCTTCGTGCGCAAGAAGGTGCGCAAGAACACCGAGAACTACGCGAGGGAGATCGGGGAACCGGTCATCACGGCGGATGTGTTCCGGAAAGCGAAAGAGCATCTCGGCGGTTAA
- a CDS encoding heterodisulfide reductase-related iron-sulfur binding cluster — protein sequence MGATREIYWNIGHGAVVAMYLLALVAVGFMAQGFRQRLALWRKGKPLDRADHPAARVSRMLADIISQRKVARVPEGGVPHAMLFWAFLLLFAGTLLVMAQADLLTPLFRINLLSGDFYRLFSLVLDLAGLLALVALGVLATRRFVLRPPGLESAPADVAIHLLLFGVLFTGFVVEGFRMAATELRSNPELALWSPVGYLFASLFSAMTAHAQRVAHVALWWFHLLLGLGFIALIPRTKLRHMATTSGNSYFEPHEPKGTLAPVDLDDERAERFGASAISDLFWKDLFDADACMKCGRCQQRCPAWLTGKPLSPMKVIADIREVAEAENGKPLIDTVSRDAIWSCTTCGACEETCPASIEHVGKIVEMRRSLVLMEGEFPGDEARRACDAIEINGNPFGLAQASRGDWAKGLPLSAAKAEAEILYFTGCYASYDPRNRKVAASFARICDAAGVTVVILGGEERCCGEPARKLGNEYLYRMVAESNIAAIRATGARRIVTACPHCFNTLARDYRELGLDLPVEHHSTFIRRLVGEGRLKLNPASFSATYHDSCYLARYQNIVEDPRLVVEAAGGRLAEMAWAGSEGFCCGAGGGRILAEERMGTPMVDERLRQAKKTGASTLVVACPFCLSMFEDGLKRQPGTPELAPLDLAEVVARSIVQP from the coding sequence ATGGGCGCAACCCGCGAGATTTACTGGAATATCGGTCATGGCGCCGTCGTTGCGATGTACCTGCTCGCGCTTGTCGCCGTGGGTTTCATGGCGCAGGGGTTCCGGCAGCGGCTTGCGCTCTGGCGCAAGGGCAAGCCGCTCGACCGCGCCGATCATCCGGCGGCGAGAGTTTCGCGAATGCTTGCCGACATCATCAGCCAGCGGAAGGTTGCGAGAGTTCCGGAGGGCGGCGTGCCGCACGCGATGCTCTTCTGGGCTTTCCTGCTGCTTTTCGCAGGGACGCTGCTCGTGATGGCGCAGGCTGATCTCCTGACTCCCCTTTTTCGTATCAATCTGCTTTCGGGCGATTTCTACCGCCTCTTTTCGCTCGTGCTCGATCTGGCCGGTCTGTTGGCGCTCGTCGCGCTTGGCGTGCTGGCGACGCGGCGCTTTGTCCTCAGACCGCCGGGGCTTGAGAGTGCGCCTGCCGACGTTGCCATCCATCTCCTGCTCTTTGGCGTGCTCTTCACGGGCTTTGTCGTCGAAGGGTTCCGCATGGCCGCGACCGAACTCCGGAGCAACCCCGAACTGGCGCTCTGGTCACCGGTCGGCTACCTTTTCGCCTCGCTTTTTTCCGCCATGACCGCGCACGCGCAGCGGGTCGCGCACGTGGCGTTGTGGTGGTTTCACCTGCTGCTCGGGCTTGGCTTCATCGCCCTCATTCCCCGCACGAAGCTGCGCCACATGGCCACCACCAGCGGCAACAGCTATTTCGAGCCGCACGAGCCAAAAGGCACGCTCGCGCCGGTCGATCTCGATGACGAGCGAGCTGAGCGGTTCGGAGCATCGGCAATCAGCGATCTCTTCTGGAAAGATCTGTTCGACGCCGACGCCTGCATGAAGTGCGGACGGTGCCAGCAGCGCTGCCCCGCCTGGCTGACCGGCAAGCCGCTCTCGCCGATGAAGGTGATCGCCGACATCAGGGAGGTGGCCGAAGCGGAAAACGGCAAGCCTCTGATCGATACCGTTTCGCGCGATGCGATCTGGTCGTGCACCACCTGCGGGGCGTGCGAAGAGACCTGCCCGGCCAGCATCGAGCACGTCGGCAAGATCGTCGAAATGCGCCGCAGCCTGGTGCTCATGGAGGGCGAGTTCCCCGGCGACGAGGCTCGACGCGCCTGCGACGCCATCGAAATCAACGGCAATCCGTTCGGCCTCGCCCAGGCATCGAGAGGCGACTGGGCCAAAGGACTGCCTCTCAGCGCCGCGAAAGCCGAGGCGGAGATACTCTACTTCACCGGCTGCTACGCCTCGTACGATCCGCGCAACCGCAAGGTGGCCGCGAGCTTCGCGCGCATCTGCGATGCGGCGGGCGTCACGGTGGTGATTCTCGGCGGCGAGGAGCGGTGCTGCGGCGAACCGGCGCGGAAGCTCGGCAACGAGTATCTCTACCGGATGGTTGCCGAAAGCAACATCGCCGCCATTCGCGCGACCGGGGCGCGGCGCATCGTCACGGCCTGCCCGCACTGCTTCAACACCCTCGCGCGGGACTACCGCGAACTCGGACTCGATCTGCCGGTCGAGCACCACTCCACCTTCATCCGGCGGCTCGTCGGCGAGGGGCGGCTGAAGCTCAATCCTGCTTCATTCAGTGCGACGTATCACGACTCCTGCTATCTCGCCCGTTACCAGAATATTGTCGAGGATCCGCGTCTTGTGGTTGAAGCCGCGGGCGGCAGGCTCGCCGAAATGGCGTGGGCGGGCAGCGAGGGGTTCTGCTGCGGCGCGGGCGGCGGGCGCATCCTCGCCGAGGAGAGGATGGGGACGCCAATGGTCGATGAGCGCTTGCGGCAGGCGAAGAAGACCGGCGCATCGACGCTCGTCGTCGCCTGCCCCTTCTGTCTGAGCATGTTCGAGGACGGCCTGAAGCGCCAGCCCGGAACCCCCGAACTCGCGCCGCTCGATCTCGCGGAAGTCGTCGCCCGGAGCATCGTTCAACCGTAA
- a CDS encoding M24 family metallopeptidase, with protein sequence MLNRTEAKQRLTRFRERLAESGVQAALLLMPVDIFYFTGTRQNSALWIPASGEPVLLVRKSLVRAREEGLIGDIRPFPSSKELSALLGREGDKVGMTFDAVPVAQQAWYSKVLPGRSFVDITMLVRELRSVKSPAEIEMLRHSAGKLCSVFSEVSTFLKAGMRELDLAAEMEYRLRRIGHEGYVRMRAFNQELFGGMAVSGGAASYGFFDGAVTGQGLSSASPQGASLCEIRENEPVLVDFAGVFNGYIVDMTRMFVIGALDADLQRAFEVSLEIQEAVRGAMVPGAIGEEIYRQAAAMAEAAGLGGNFMGMPGEQSRFVGHGVGLELDELPVLAQGFAMPLQAGQVVAVEPKFVIPGKGAVGIENTFVVTDAGGERLTELADEIVAL encoded by the coding sequence ATGCTGAACAGAACCGAAGCAAAGCAGCGACTGACGCGCTTCCGGGAGCGCCTCGCCGAAAGCGGCGTGCAGGCGGCGCTCCTCCTGATGCCCGTCGATATTTTCTACTTTACCGGCACACGCCAGAACTCGGCGCTCTGGATTCCGGCAAGCGGCGAGCCGGTGCTGCTCGTGCGCAAAAGCCTCGTTCGCGCCAGAGAGGAGGGGCTGATCGGTGACATCCGCCCCTTTCCGTCGAGCAAGGAGCTGTCAGCCCTCCTCGGCAGAGAGGGGGACAAGGTGGGCATGACCTTCGACGCCGTGCCGGTGGCGCAACAGGCGTGGTACTCGAAGGTGCTGCCGGGGCGCAGTTTCGTCGATATTACCATGCTCGTGCGGGAGCTGCGTTCGGTCAAGTCCCCCGCCGAAATCGAAATGCTTCGGCACAGCGCCGGGAAGCTCTGTTCGGTCTTCAGCGAAGTGTCGACTTTCCTGAAAGCGGGGATGCGCGAACTCGATCTTGCCGCGGAGATGGAGTACCGGTTGCGCCGGATTGGCCACGAAGGGTACGTGCGGATGCGGGCCTTCAACCAGGAGCTGTTCGGGGGGATGGCCGTCTCTGGCGGCGCGGCGAGCTACGGCTTTTTTGACGGGGCGGTCACGGGCCAGGGGCTGTCGAGCGCCTCGCCGCAAGGGGCGTCGCTCTGCGAAATTCGCGAGAACGAGCCGGTGCTGGTCGATTTCGCCGGCGTCTTCAACGGTTACATCGTCGATATGACCCGCATGTTCGTGATCGGCGCGCTCGATGCCGATTTGCAGCGAGCCTTCGAAGTCTCGCTTGAAATCCAGGAGGCGGTGCGCGGGGCGATGGTGCCGGGGGCGATCGGCGAGGAGATCTACCGGCAGGCCGCCGCAATGGCCGAAGCGGCAGGACTTGGCGGCAACTTCATGGGAATGCCGGGCGAGCAGTCGCGCTTCGTGGGCCACGGCGTCGGCCTCGAACTCGACGAGCTGCCGGTGCTGGCGCAAGGCTTCGCCATGCCGTTGCAGGCGGGGCAGGTGGTGGCCGTCGAGCCGAAATTCGTCATTCCCGGCAAAGGCGCGGTCGGCATCGAGAACACCTTCGTCGTCACTGACGCGGGCGGCGAGAGATTGACCGAGCTGGCGGACGAGATCGTCGCGCTGTGA
- a CDS encoding electron transfer flavoprotein subunit beta/FixA family protein, with protein sequence MNILVCIKQVPDMEGKFVPNEAGSWFDEAGLAWKMNEYDAFAVEEAVRLKEQLGGGARVTALSIGPARAVETIRKALAMGCDDGVHIDDPDAPQRDPWQIASMIAGFAAGRGFDLIFTGMQSEDRGSAQVGVLVAEQLGLSSVTGITAFEWLDGSMTVESELEGGRKYRLRLKPPVLLTCQPGLNTPRYPTLPNIMKSKRAALAVLSQESVSLDSPKVLSANFRPHEPNAAGVILEGDVDTLASQVLDLLEAKGFISTQGGVR encoded by the coding sequence ATGAACATACTTGTCTGCATCAAGCAGGTTCCCGACATGGAGGGGAAGTTCGTGCCGAATGAGGCCGGTAGTTGGTTCGACGAGGCCGGGCTTGCCTGGAAAATGAACGAGTACGACGCCTTCGCGGTCGAAGAGGCCGTGCGGCTGAAGGAGCAGCTTGGCGGCGGGGCGCGGGTAACGGCGCTCTCCATCGGCCCGGCGCGGGCGGTCGAGACGATCCGCAAGGCGCTCGCGATGGGGTGCGACGACGGGGTGCACATCGACGACCCTGATGCGCCGCAGCGCGATCCGTGGCAGATCGCCTCGATGATCGCCGGATTTGCCGCCGGACGCGGGTTCGACCTCATTTTCACCGGAATGCAGTCCGAAGACCGAGGCTCCGCTCAAGTCGGCGTGCTGGTGGCCGAGCAGCTCGGCCTCTCCAGCGTGACCGGCATCACGGCATTCGAGTGGCTCGACGGCTCGATGACGGTCGAGAGCGAACTCGAAGGTGGGCGCAAATACAGGCTCCGCCTGAAGCCTCCAGTGCTCCTGACCTGCCAGCCCGGCCTCAACACGCCGCGCTATCCGACGCTGCCGAACATCATGAAATCGAAACGCGCTGCACTCGCCGTCCTCTCTCAGGAATCGGTCAGCCTCGACTCGCCGAAAGTGTTGTCCGCAAATTTCCGCCCCCACGAACCCAATGCCGCTGGCGTGATTCTCGAAGGCGACGTCGATACGCTCGCTTCTCAAGTGCTCGATCTGCTCGAAGCAAAGGGGTTCATTTCCACACAGGGAGGCGTGCGATGA
- the bchN gene encoding ferredoxin:protochlorophyllide reductase (ATP-dependent) subunit N, with protein MMPVSSDCQILKEDNVTHSFCGLACVGWLYQKIKDSFFLILGTHTCAHFLQNALGMMIFAKPRFGIALIEEADLSRAEPQLEAVIEEIKRDHNPSVIFLLSSCTPEVMKVDFKGLAHHLSSDKTPVLFVPASGLVFNFTQAEDSVLQALVPFCPTAPAGDKKVVFVGSVNDITADDLRTEAEQLGIPVGGFLPESRFDKLPAIGPDTVLAPIQPYLSRVCSRLNRERGSQVLTSLFPFGPDGTKTFWEDLAAMFGITVDLSDRAEAAWEKIKPQTDLLKGKKIFLTADTMMELPLARFLKNAGAEVVECSSAYINKKFHARELEALEGVRVVEQPNFHRQLEEIKQTRPDMIVTSLMTANPFVGNGFIVKWSMEFTLMSIHSWSGVFTLANLFVAPFLRRQSLPEFDESVWLEGVMPSSR; from the coding sequence ATGATGCCGGTTTCAAGCGATTGCCAGATTCTCAAGGAGGATAACGTCACCCACAGCTTCTGCGGACTGGCCTGCGTCGGCTGGCTCTACCAGAAGATCAAGGACAGCTTTTTCCTCATTCTCGGTACCCACACCTGCGCCCACTTTCTCCAGAACGCTCTCGGCATGATGATCTTCGCCAAGCCCCGGTTTGGCATTGCCCTCATCGAGGAGGCCGATCTTTCCCGCGCCGAGCCGCAGCTCGAAGCGGTGATCGAGGAGATCAAGCGCGACCACAATCCGTCGGTGATCTTCCTGCTCTCCTCCTGCACCCCCGAGGTGATGAAGGTGGACTTCAAGGGCCTCGCGCACCATCTCAGTTCCGACAAGACTCCGGTGCTCTTCGTGCCTGCCAGCGGTCTCGTGTTCAACTTCACGCAGGCCGAGGACTCGGTGCTCCAGGCGCTCGTGCCCTTCTGCCCCACGGCTCCTGCTGGTGACAAGAAGGTGGTTTTCGTCGGTTCGGTCAACGACATCACGGCGGACGACCTGCGCACCGAGGCCGAACAGCTCGGCATTCCGGTGGGAGGCTTCCTGCCCGAGAGCCGGTTCGACAAGCTTCCGGCCATCGGCCCCGACACGGTGCTCGCGCCGATCCAGCCCTATCTGTCGCGCGTCTGCTCCCGCCTGAACCGCGAACGCGGCTCGCAGGTGCTGACCTCACTTTTCCCGTTTGGCCCCGACGGCACCAAGACCTTCTGGGAAGACCTTGCCGCGATGTTCGGTATTACGGTCGATCTCTCCGACCGCGCCGAAGCCGCATGGGAGAAGATCAAGCCGCAGACCGATTTGCTGAAGGGCAAAAAGATTTTCCTCACCGCCGACACCATGATGGAGCTGCCGCTGGCCCGCTTCCTCAAGAACGCCGGCGCGGAGGTGGTCGAGTGCAGCAGCGCCTACATCAACAAGAAGTTCCATGCCCGCGAACTCGAAGCGCTCGAAGGCGTTCGGGTGGTCGAACAGCCGAACTTCCATCGCCAGCTCGAAGAGATCAAACAGACGAGGCCCGACATGATCGTCACCTCGCTCATGACGGCCAACCCGTTTGTCGGCAACGGCTTCATCGTGAAGTGGAGCATGGAGTTCACGCTCATGTCCATTCACAGCTGGTCGGGCGTATTCACCCTCGCCAACCTTTTTGTCGCACCGTTCCTGCGCCGCCAGTCGTTGCCGGAGTTCGACGAATCGGTGTGGCTCGAAGGGGTGATGCCCAGCTCACGGTAA
- the bchL gene encoding ferredoxin:protochlorophyllide reductase (ATP-dependent) iron-sulfur ATP-binding protein yields the protein MSLVLAVYGKGGIGKSTTSANISAALALKGAKVLQIGCDPKHDSTFPITGKLQKTVIEALEEVDFHHEELSPEDIIETGFAGIDGLEAGGPPAGSGCGGYVVGESVTLLQEMGLYDKYDVILFDVLGDVVCGGFSAPLNYADYSIIIATNDFDSIFAANRLCMAIQQKSVRYKVQLMGIVANRVDYNTGGGTNMLDQFAGQVGTRLLAKVPYHELIRRSRFAGKTLFAMEPNEPGLAECLAPYNEIAEQILSQTPLASVPKPIGDREIFDIVGGWQ from the coding sequence ATGAGTTTAGTATTGGCCGTTTACGGAAAAGGCGGGATCGGCAAGAGCACGACCAGCGCGAACATCTCGGCGGCGCTCGCGCTCAAAGGGGCCAAGGTGCTCCAGATCGGCTGCGATCCCAAGCACGACAGCACCTTTCCGATTACCGGAAAGCTCCAGAAAACCGTCATCGAGGCTCTTGAAGAGGTCGATTTCCACCACGAGGAGCTTTCGCCTGAAGATATTATCGAAACCGGATTCGCGGGCATCGATGGCCTCGAAGCGGGCGGCCCTCCGGCGGGCAGCGGCTGCGGCGGCTATGTCGTCGGCGAGTCGGTCACATTGCTTCAGGAGATGGGGTTGTACGACAAGTACGACGTCATTCTCTTCGACGTGCTCGGCGACGTGGTGTGCGGCGGCTTCAGCGCCCCGCTGAACTATGCCGACTACTCGATCATCATCGCCACCAACGACTTCGACAGCATCTTCGCGGCCAACCGCCTCTGCATGGCCATCCAGCAGAAGAGCGTGCGCTACAAGGTGCAGCTCATGGGCATCGTGGCCAATCGCGTGGATTACAATACCGGCGGCGGCACCAACATGCTCGACCAGTTCGCCGGGCAGGTGGGAACGAGGCTGCTCGCCAAAGTGCCCTACCACGAACTGATCCGCAGAAGCCGCTTCGCAGGCAAGACGCTCTTCGCCATGGAGCCGAATGAACCCGGCCTCGCCGAGTGCCTCGCGCCCTACAACGAGATCGCCGAGCAGATTCTTTCTCAGACACCGCTCGCCTCGGTACCGAAACCAATCGGCGACCGCGAAATCTTCGACATCGTCGGCGGCTGGCAGTAA
- a CDS encoding MTH1187 family thiamine-binding protein, with translation MALLEITVIPLGTAAGGLSAWIAGLETLLQASGLPFRLNDMGTIVEGSADELFAIARKLHEHCFVEGAARVYTVMKIDDRRDKAVSIGDKVASVEARKASPDK, from the coding sequence ATGGCCCTTCTCGAAATTACGGTGATTCCGCTCGGCACGGCAGCCGGCGGTTTGAGCGCCTGGATCGCAGGTCTCGAAACGCTGCTCCAGGCGAGCGGTTTGCCCTTCCGGCTCAACGACATGGGCACCATCGTGGAGGGTTCGGCGGACGAGCTTTTCGCCATCGCCCGAAAACTGCATGAGCACTGCTTCGTCGAGGGAGCGGCGAGGGTTTACACCGTGATGAAGATCGATGACCGGCGCGACAAGGCGGTCTCCATCGGCGACAAGGTAGCGTCGGTCGAGGCCCGCAAAGCCTCGCCGGATAAATGA
- a CDS encoding outer membrane protein, which yields MKKIILPLLVAGMCAAPSLTHAMSNPYVSLSGGIGLLNNSTVNGNDDAIEYDAGYLINGAVGLKGDSGRLEAEIGYHRNSVDSSDYYDPIGAHVSMWTFMANGYYDFELSNGDVSPYVMAGLGIADASISDGNWGPESSSTEFAWQLGAGVGIKTASNTTVDFGYRYLSPSDAEFDGGKVSLASSNFLVGIRYNF from the coding sequence ATGAAAAAAATTATTCTTCCACTGCTTGTCGCTGGCATGTGCGCCGCCCCGTCTCTGACCCATGCAATGAGTAATCCGTACGTGAGCCTGTCGGGCGGTATCGGTTTGCTGAACAACTCGACGGTCAATGGAAACGATGACGCCATCGAGTATGATGCTGGCTACCTGATCAATGGAGCCGTCGGCCTGAAAGGCGATAGCGGACGGCTTGAAGCCGAAATCGGTTACCATCGGAACAGCGTCGATTCTTCCGATTATTATGACCCGATAGGCGCTCATGTTTCGATGTGGACTTTTATGGCCAATGGCTACTACGACTTCGAACTGAGCAATGGCGACGTTTCACCTTACGTGATGGCAGGTCTCGGTATTGCCGACGCATCGATCAGCGACGGAAACTGGGGCCCGGAATCGAGTTCGACTGAATTCGCATGGCAGCTTGGCGCTGGCGTCGGCATCAAGACGGCAAGCAATACCACGGTTGACTTCGGGTATCGTTACCTCTCGCCATCCGACGCGGAGTTCGACGGCGGAAAGGTCTCGCTCGCCAGCAGCAATTTTCTTGTCGGCATCAGGTACAACTTCTGA
- the yihA gene encoding ribosome biogenesis GTP-binding protein YihA/YsxC: protein MNITTANFFCSYSSLNGLPSDGRPEIVFVGRSNVGKSSLLNSLCARKGLAKTSSTPGKTRLINYFLINDNLYFVDLPGYGYAKVGQGERESWGKLLTGYIQKRDEIALVVLLVDSRHPGMASDLEMMEFLDYCGRPFGIVLTKWDKLKQTEKSKAQRTIESCASNARFIVNYSSLSGAGRDRLLERLDLFSQ, encoded by the coding sequence ATGAACATCACCACCGCCAACTTTTTCTGTAGTTATTCAAGCTTGAACGGCCTTCCGTCAGACGGTCGCCCCGAGATCGTGTTTGTGGGGCGGTCGAATGTGGGCAAATCTTCGCTGCTGAATTCCCTGTGCGCCCGCAAGGGGTTGGCGAAGACCAGTTCGACGCCGGGGAAGACCCGGCTCATCAACTATTTCCTCATCAACGATAACCTCTACTTCGTCGATCTGCCGGGGTACGGGTACGCCAAGGTCGGGCAGGGTGAGCGTGAGAGCTGGGGAAAGCTGCTGACGGGCTACATCCAGAAGCGTGACGAGATCGCACTCGTGGTGCTGCTTGTCGATTCGCGCCATCCGGGCATGGCCTCCGACCTTGAGATGATGGAGTTTCTTGACTATTGCGGGCGGCCGTTCGGAATCGTGCTCACCAAGTGGGACAAGCTGAAGCAGACCGAAAAGTCGAAGGCCCAGCGCACGATTGAAAGTTGTGCATCGAATGCCAGATTTATTGTAAATTATTCGTCTTTGTCGGGCGCGGGCCGGGACAGGCTTCTGGAGCGCCTCGATCTTTTTTCTCAGTAA